A region from the Flavobacteriales bacterium genome encodes:
- a CDS encoding tetratricopeptide repeat protein: MTFRTFLVLVMSSALLGVSAQDSTQTAEQALRQGNQRYAKEDAKGAAEAYMKAVEAAPKDVRAQYNLGNAQYKQEQYADAVKQYSTAAALATDPKEQARANHNLGNAHLKAQKPKEAIDAYKKALRQNPQDEDTRYNLAYAQRMLKQQEHQQKQDEKKDDQEKKDEEKQEQEKKDEGKNEDEQKDGQQQEQPEPKDGEQQQQQPGQMSKQDAERMLDALNRQEKKTQDKVRQKMRAVVRVPIEKEW; this comes from the coding sequence ATGACGTTCCGAACGTTCCTTGTCCTCGTGATGTCGTCGGCCCTGCTTGGCGTCTCGGCGCAGGACAGCACGCAAACCGCCGAACAGGCGCTGCGCCAAGGCAACCAGCGTTATGCGAAGGAGGACGCGAAAGGTGCTGCTGAGGCCTACATGAAGGCGGTGGAGGCCGCACCGAAGGACGTGCGCGCCCAATACAACCTTGGCAACGCGCAGTACAAGCAGGAGCAGTACGCCGATGCCGTGAAGCAGTATTCCACAGCGGCTGCGTTGGCCACCGACCCGAAAGAGCAGGCCCGTGCAAACCACAATCTTGGCAATGCGCACCTCAAAGCGCAGAAGCCGAAGGAAGCCATCGACGCCTACAAGAAAGCCCTCCGCCAGAATCCCCAAGACGAGGACACGCGCTACAACCTTGCCTACGCCCAGCGCATGCTGAAGCAACAAGAGCACCAGCAGAAGCAAGACGAAAAGAAGGACGATCAGGAGAAGAAGGACGAGGAAAAGCAGGAACAGGAGAAGAAAGACGAAGGGAAAAACGAGGATGAGCAAAAGGACGGACAACAGCAGGAACAACCGGAACCCAAGGACGGTGAGCAGCAACAGCAGCAACCCGGCCAGATGAGCAAACAGGACGCTGAACGGATGCTGGATGCGTTGAACCGCCAGGAGAAGAAAACCCAGGACAAAGTGCGGCAGAAGATGCGTGCCGTAGTGCGCGTACCCATTGAAAAGGAATGGTGA
- a CDS encoding mechanosensitive ion channel family protein, producing the protein MDFNFFYDQLTGAFRSYVGGILQTLPSIGAGLLLLLIGWGLARAVRKLIHRLVQRTGLQGAAERSGLERVFGRLGGMAVVAGTLVYWLIQLFFILASAQVMDLAFVTEAVHRFFNYLPILLTSVGIFVFGVWLGERVQDLAIRLSGSVGLIGGKILGRIFFGVIVLFMSITALNMAGVDTTLITSNILLLTGGILVAFSVAYGIASRDILSNILGSYYAKERFKPGMRLRIGSDEGIIERIDSVNIALNTGDRVVLLPTRQLMTERIEVLSTDVEV; encoded by the coding sequence ATGGACTTCAACTTCTTCTACGACCAACTCACCGGCGCCTTCCGCAGCTACGTCGGCGGCATCCTCCAAACCCTACCTTCCATTGGTGCGGGGCTCCTGTTGCTGTTGATCGGTTGGGGATTGGCCAGGGCAGTGCGCAAACTGATACACCGGCTTGTTCAACGAACGGGCCTCCAAGGAGCCGCCGAACGCAGCGGTCTGGAGCGCGTCTTTGGCCGTTTGGGCGGTATGGCGGTCGTTGCCGGCACGCTGGTGTACTGGCTCATTCAGTTGTTCTTCATCCTGGCCTCTGCGCAGGTCATGGACCTCGCATTCGTTACGGAGGCCGTCCATCGGTTCTTCAACTACCTGCCGATCCTTTTGACATCGGTCGGGATCTTCGTCTTTGGTGTCTGGCTCGGCGAACGCGTTCAGGACCTTGCTATTAGGCTCAGTGGTTCCGTTGGCCTCATCGGGGGCAAGATCCTGGGCAGGATCTTCTTTGGTGTTATCGTGCTGTTCATGTCCATAACTGCGCTGAACATGGCAGGCGTGGACACCACCTTGATCACCTCGAACATCTTGTTGCTGACCGGCGGCATATTGGTCGCTTTCAGTGTGGCCTACGGAATAGCATCGCGGGACATCCTCTCGAACATCCTGGGCAGCTACTACGCCAAAGAGCGCTTCAAGCCGGGCATGCGCCTGCGGATCGGGAGTGATGAAGGCATCATCGAACGGATCGACAGCGTGAACATCGCTTTGAACACCGGGGACAGAGTGGTTTTGTTGCCCACACGCCAGTTGATGACGGAACGCATTGAGGTACTCAGCACCGACGTGGAGGTATAG
- the recF gene encoding DNA replication and repair protein RecF (All proteins in this family for which functions are known are DNA-binding proteins that assist the filamentation of RecA onto DNA for the initiation of recombination or recombinational repair.), giving the protein MALAHLSLLNFRNHREASIDLGPQVNCFTGPNGVGKTNLLDAVHYLSLCKSYFEPVDMHNILHGEDWFMVKGSVLAGEQQDELSCSVRKGQRKVFTRNRKEYDRLADHVGKLPVVMITPYDGQLVLDGSEVRRRFLDGLIAQFDREYLDALLRYNRALAHRNLLLKNSGRRGVSREELEPWDEQLVLHGEAVHAERKVFMDQLVPRLAKHYTGISGGHEEVGLGYKSELLERSMRELLSQSWDRDLAAQHTTVGIHRDDLLFTIGEQPLKRHGSQGQQKTFLIALKLAQFDLTADRTGAKPILLLDDIFDKIDPQRMRHLLALLGGGGFAQVLITDTDATRLHKVLDGLGLDVRFFAMDQHQVSREKAERSVAG; this is encoded by the coding sequence GTGGCGCTGGCGCATCTTTCCCTGCTCAACTTCCGCAACCACCGCGAGGCCTCCATCGACCTGGGTCCGCAGGTGAACTGCTTCACCGGTCCGAACGGTGTCGGCAAGACCAACTTGCTCGATGCCGTGCACTACCTCAGCCTGTGCAAGAGCTACTTCGAACCGGTGGACATGCACAACATCCTGCACGGCGAAGACTGGTTCATGGTGAAGGGAAGCGTGCTGGCCGGTGAGCAGCAGGACGAGCTCTCCTGCAGCGTGCGCAAGGGCCAGCGCAAGGTGTTCACCCGTAACCGGAAAGAGTACGATCGCCTGGCAGACCACGTCGGCAAGCTGCCCGTGGTGATGATCACACCGTACGACGGCCAGTTGGTGCTGGATGGCAGCGAGGTGCGCCGTCGGTTCCTGGACGGTCTGATCGCCCAGTTCGACCGCGAGTACCTGGATGCATTGCTGCGCTACAACCGCGCGTTGGCCCACCGCAATCTCCTGCTCAAGAACAGCGGCAGGCGAGGAGTGAGCCGTGAAGAGCTCGAACCATGGGACGAGCAACTGGTGCTTCATGGCGAAGCGGTGCACGCTGAACGCAAGGTCTTCATGGACCAGTTGGTGCCCAGGCTGGCCAAGCACTACACCGGAATCAGCGGTGGGCACGAGGAGGTGGGCTTGGGCTACAAGAGCGAATTGCTGGAACGCAGCATGCGCGAACTGCTTTCACAGTCATGGGACCGCGACTTGGCGGCGCAGCACACAACGGTCGGTATCCATCGCGATGACCTGCTCTTCACCATAGGGGAGCAGCCGCTCAAGCGCCACGGCTCGCAAGGCCAGCAGAAGACCTTCCTGATCGCCCTCAAACTAGCGCAGTTCGACCTCACGGCCGATCGCACCGGTGCCAAGCCGATCCTGTTGCTGGATGACATCTTCGACAAGATCGACCCCCAACGGATGCGCCACCTTCTGGCGTTGCTCGGCGGCGGTGGGTTCGCCCAAGTGCTTATTACCGATACCGACGCGACGCGCCTGCACAAAGTCCTCGATGGACTGGGCCTCGATGTGCGCTTCTTCGCCATGGACCAACACCAGGTAAGCCGTGAAAAGGCAGAACGATCAGTCGCTGGGTGA
- a CDS encoding DUF3078 domain-containing protein has translation MKRTILFGALGLVFVTSSAQVEQGTQMGQMQTRSASDTTGKIWTTGGVASLNFSQVQLVNWSGGGASSVSGIGLFNAFANRHKGRTYWDNSVALAYGLLAQEGKRTFKTDDRLELNSKWGYQLKKSLYFSTLFQFRSQFAEGFKTVDDSIAISKFMAPGYFLLGVGFDYKPNDNFSLFVSPAMARAVVVLDQDLADAGAFGVEAAVRDTAGKVISAGENVDFQFGGYLNAQYKKELAKNINFFTRLELFSNYLREPQNVDVIWETMWTFKVNDWFAANLNTILLYDHDIDIARTEDGVAKVGPTTQFKEAFGLGLTYKF, from the coding sequence GTGAAAAGAACCATCCTCTTTGGGGCCTTGGGCCTCGTTTTCGTGACGTCCTCGGCCCAAGTTGAACAGGGCACCCAAATGGGGCAGATGCAAACCCGCTCAGCTTCCGATACGACCGGCAAGATCTGGACGACCGGCGGGGTTGCGAGCCTCAACTTCAGCCAAGTGCAACTGGTCAATTGGTCGGGTGGTGGTGCTAGCAGCGTAAGCGGTATCGGCCTGTTCAACGCCTTTGCCAACCGCCATAAAGGGCGCACCTACTGGGACAATAGCGTTGCCCTTGCGTACGGCCTCCTTGCCCAAGAGGGTAAACGCACCTTCAAGACCGATGACCGGCTCGAACTGAACAGCAAATGGGGCTACCAATTGAAGAAGTCGCTGTATTTCAGCACACTGTTCCAGTTCCGCAGCCAATTCGCGGAGGGCTTCAAAACGGTGGACGATTCCATCGCTATCTCCAAGTTCATGGCGCCAGGTTACTTTCTCCTGGGCGTAGGCTTCGACTACAAGCCCAACGACAACTTCAGCCTGTTCGTGAGCCCGGCCATGGCCCGCGCTGTTGTGGTGCTGGACCAGGATCTGGCCGATGCCGGTGCTTTCGGGGTGGAAGCCGCCGTGCGCGATACTGCCGGGAAGGTCATTTCGGCCGGCGAGAACGTGGACTTCCAATTCGGGGGATACCTGAACGCGCAATACAAGAAGGAGCTGGCCAAGAACATCAACTTCTTCACGCGCTTGGAGCTCTTCAGCAACTACCTGCGCGAACCACAGAACGTTGACGTGATCTGGGAAACGATGTGGACCTTCAAGGTGAACGACTGGTTCGCGGCCAACCTGAACACGATCCTGCTGTACGATCACGATATCGACATTGCCCGGACGGAGGATGGGGTTGCCAAGGTTGGGCCGACCACCCAGTTCAAAGAGGCCTTTGGTCTGGGGCTGACCTACAAGTTCTAG
- a CDS encoding DUF58 domain-containing protein: MSTSQHTKDLLKKVHRIELKTRGLSEQIFGGEYHSAFKGRGMTFSEVREYTHGDEVRTIDWNVTARFGHPFVKVFEEERELTVMLLADVSGSGEFGTVNMLKRELITEACATIAFSAIKNNDKVGLILFTDQVELFIPPKKGRSHILRIIRELLEFRPKGKRTNIAEALRYLNNVIKKRSIAFLISDLMDSGYQDALKIANRKHDIVALRTSDPREEELPNVGIVQFCDPETGETRFVDTGSPIVRRAYRAEALKLQARTKEALRKSGVDHTVITTRDGYVKPLMNLFRQRDAR, encoded by the coding sequence ATGAGCACTTCGCAACACACCAAGGACCTTCTCAAGAAGGTGCACCGCATCGAGCTGAAGACACGCGGCTTGAGCGAACAGATCTTCGGTGGAGAGTACCACAGCGCGTTCAAGGGCCGTGGCATGACCTTCAGCGAGGTGCGCGAGTACACGCACGGTGATGAGGTGCGCACCATCGATTGGAACGTGACGGCCCGTTTCGGGCACCCTTTCGTGAAGGTGTTCGAGGAGGAACGCGAACTGACCGTGATGCTACTGGCCGATGTGAGCGGCAGCGGTGAGTTCGGCACCGTGAACATGCTCAAGCGGGAGCTGATCACGGAAGCCTGCGCCACCATCGCCTTCAGCGCCATCAAGAACAACGACAAGGTCGGGCTCATTCTCTTCACCGATCAAGTGGAATTGTTCATCCCCCCGAAAAAGGGGCGCAGCCACATCCTTCGGATCATCCGGGAGCTGCTGGAGTTCCGCCCCAAGGGCAAAAGGACCAACATCGCTGAGGCGTTGCGCTACTTGAACAACGTGATCAAGAAGCGCAGCATCGCCTTCCTCATCAGCGATCTGATGGACAGCGGTTACCAGGATGCGTTGAAGATCGCCAACCGCAAGCACGACATCGTGGCGTTGCGCACCTCGGACCCCCGCGAGGAAGAGCTGCCCAACGTGGGCATCGTGCAGTTCTGCGATCCGGAGACCGGCGAAACGCGTTTCGTGGATACCGGAAGCCCCATAGTGCGCCGGGCCTATCGTGCAGAAGCCTTGAAGCTTCAAGCACGGACCAAGGAAGCCCTGCGGAAGTCGGGCGTGGACCACACCGTGATCACCACGCGCGACGGCTACGTGAAACCGCTCATGAACCTGTTCCGCCAACGCGACGCACGATGA
- a CDS encoding VWA domain-containing protein → MRYQARYSVEGMGLVLLLLELAFWGTVIPVYLLIDQLVPPFKLARPEYLPLQLIGPVLVLLFLLNIGWRNRAIRRFGEAGLVARLAPGLSSVRSAVKFILLRFGLAWTAFALCGPQLAERQEEVKTKGVDVIVALDVSNSMLAMDKGFGVSRMQLATRALEQLINQLRGDRLGIVVFAGQAFTQLPLTSDASAARLFLGSIGPDIVPVQGTAIGAAIRQAQQGFDPNGKGGRTIIIITDGENHEDDAVAAAREAASAGITVNAVGMGSPSGTPIPVRADHPEDGFRKDKEGNTVMSKLNVGMLQEIVAAGNGAFVQATPQRTGVAQLVEDLRNMEQTDRGAMMFTGHEDHYQWFLAVGMLLIFAALLTGERSFILRSFNA, encoded by the coding sequence ATGAGGTACCAGGCACGCTACAGTGTTGAAGGCATGGGCCTGGTGCTTTTGTTGCTGGAGTTAGCTTTCTGGGGAACGGTGATACCGGTCTATTTGCTCATCGACCAATTGGTCCCACCGTTCAAACTGGCCAGGCCTGAATACCTGCCCTTGCAGTTGATCGGACCGGTGCTCGTGCTGCTCTTCCTCCTGAACATCGGTTGGCGCAACCGGGCCATACGCCGCTTCGGCGAGGCTGGACTTGTCGCGCGTTTGGCCCCGGGCCTCAGCAGCGTCCGTAGTGCGGTGAAGTTCATCCTGCTGCGCTTCGGGCTTGCTTGGACGGCCTTCGCCCTCTGCGGTCCGCAGCTCGCCGAAAGGCAAGAAGAAGTGAAGACCAAGGGTGTTGACGTCATCGTTGCGTTGGACGTGAGCAACAGCATGCTTGCCATGGACAAAGGCTTCGGTGTGAGCCGTATGCAACTAGCCACGCGCGCTCTGGAACAGCTCATCAACCAGTTGCGCGGTGATAGGCTCGGCATCGTGGTGTTCGCCGGACAAGCCTTCACGCAATTGCCGCTCACCAGCGATGCCAGTGCTGCGCGGCTCTTCTTGGGCAGCATAGGGCCGGACATCGTTCCTGTGCAGGGTACGGCCATTGGTGCGGCCATCCGCCAGGCGCAGCAAGGATTCGACCCGAACGGCAAGGGCGGGCGGACCATCATCATCATCACGGACGGAGAGAACCACGAGGATGATGCCGTAGCAGCCGCGCGTGAAGCCGCTTCCGCAGGAATAACCGTCAACGCGGTGGGCATGGGATCCCCTTCCGGAACGCCGATCCCTGTCCGGGCCGATCACCCCGAGGACGGCTTCAGGAAGGACAAGGAAGGCAATACCGTTATGAGCAAGCTGAACGTTGGCATGTTGCAGGAGATCGTGGCGGCAGGCAACGGCGCCTTCGTGCAAGCCACACCACAACGCACCGGTGTTGCTCAGCTCGTCGAGGACTTGCGCAACATGGAACAAACCGACCGGGGTGCCATGATGTTCACCGGCCACGAAGACCACTATCAATGGTTCCTGGCGGTCGGCATGCTGCTCATCTTCGCTGCGCTGCTCACGGGCGAGCGCAGCTTCATCCTTCGCTCCTTCAACGCATGA
- a CDS encoding DUF721 domain-containing protein has translation MKRQNDQSLGDALRGMANELGLRPKLDELDAISAWDHVAGGMIAKHTRSIKLRSNRLYIAVDSAPLKQELSYRKEDLVARLNERLGRTVVEQIVLT, from the coding sequence GTGAAAAGGCAGAACGATCAGTCGCTGGGTGACGCCCTGCGCGGCATGGCCAACGAACTTGGCTTACGTCCCAAGCTTGATGAGCTGGATGCCATCAGCGCATGGGACCATGTGGCCGGTGGCATGATCGCCAAGCACACCCGGAGCATCAAACTCCGCAGCAACAGGCTCTACATCGCCGTTGACAGCGCGCCGCTGAAGCAAGAGCTGAGCTATCGCAAGGAGGATCTCGTTGCACGCCTCAACGAGCGGCTGGGGCGCACGGTGGTGGAGCAGATCGTGCTCACCTGA
- a CDS encoding VWA domain-containing protein translates to MRVDREFWVLLGWLLAACAAVVGVAVYLYPRFEWASLRAGWAAVGLIMVMAWWLFRRNRRRPAVYLSTMPALNVSGGGALPYLRHLPPALSVVGLGLFILALARPQLQNSWQDETVDGIDIIIAMDFSASMLARDLKPDRLSAAKNVGMRFIDDRPNDRMGLVVYEGEAYTQCPLTTDHQVLKDLFAQAKSGNIEGGTAVGMGLATAVNRLRDSDAKSKVVILLTDGVNNAGSVQPLDAAQIARQYGVRVYTIGVGSRGKALSPVAVRPDGTYHYDMVPVEIDERSLEGIAEATGGKCFRATDERKLAAVYSEIDRMEKNRRKVTEHSRRSEEYAPLLLWGCGLLLGALLLDLTLLRSMP, encoded by the coding sequence ATGCGCGTTGACCGGGAGTTCTGGGTGCTGTTGGGATGGTTGTTGGCTGCATGTGCGGCGGTAGTGGGAGTAGCTGTCTACTTGTATCCCCGTTTCGAATGGGCTTCGCTCCGGGCGGGTTGGGCCGCTGTCGGCCTGATCATGGTCATGGCTTGGTGGTTGTTCCGCCGCAACCGCCGCAGGCCTGCCGTGTACTTGAGCACGATGCCGGCGTTGAACGTTTCCGGCGGTGGTGCCCTCCCCTATTTGCGCCATTTGCCCCCGGCGCTTTCGGTCGTCGGCCTGGGGCTCTTCATCCTGGCTTTGGCACGGCCCCAATTGCAGAACAGCTGGCAAGATGAAACGGTGGACGGCATCGACATCATCATCGCAATGGACTTCAGCGCGAGCATGTTGGCGCGCGACCTGAAACCCGACCGGCTATCGGCTGCGAAGAACGTGGGCATGCGCTTCATCGACGACCGCCCCAACGATCGCATGGGGCTGGTGGTGTACGAAGGCGAAGCTTACACGCAGTGTCCGTTGACCACGGATCACCAGGTCCTGAAAGACCTGTTCGCGCAAGCGAAGTCAGGCAACATTGAAGGCGGTACGGCGGTGGGTATGGGCTTGGCCACTGCAGTGAACCGCCTTCGCGACAGCGATGCGAAGAGCAAGGTTGTGATCCTGCTCACGGACGGCGTGAACAACGCCGGTTCGGTGCAGCCGCTTGACGCCGCGCAGATCGCCCGGCAATACGGGGTGCGCGTTTACACGATCGGTGTTGGCTCGCGCGGCAAAGCGTTGAGCCCGGTAGCCGTTCGCCCGGACGGCACCTACCACTATGACATGGTGCCTGTGGAGATCGATGAGCGCTCGCTGGAAGGCATTGCCGAGGCAACGGGCGGCAAGTGTTTCCGGGCAACTGATGAACGGAAGTTGGCCGCGGTGTACAGCGAGATCGATCGCATGGAGAAGAACCGCCGCAAAGTGACGGAGCACAGCCGTCGCAGCGAAGAGTATGCACCGCTCTTGCTCTGGGGCTGCGGTTTGCTGTTGGGTGCGTTGCTGCTCGACCTTACCCTTTTACGGTCCATGCCATGA
- a CDS encoding AAA family ATPase produces MHTEPGQPLTTPLAEAPTTHSAEGIRLLNERIQQASAFVDLIDREMSKTIVGQKDMVQKLMVALLADGHILLEGVPGLAKTLAIKALAQSIDVAFSRIQFTPDLLPADVIGTMIYSQRNEEFTVKKGPVFSNFILADEINRAPAKVQSALLEAMQERQVTIGQQTFKLAEPFLVLATMNPIEQEGTYPLPEAQTDRFMLKVVLDYPRKEEEKLIIRQNVRPEGMGRPERVVGPQDIVNARRLVREVYMDEKIEQYIVDIVFATRNPEQYKLNDLASLISFGGSPRASINLALGAKAYAFTKRRGYVIPEDVRAVCADVLRHRIGLTYEAEAENVSVKEIIDRVLNTVEVP; encoded by the coding sequence ATGCACACAGAGCCCGGGCAACCCCTCACCACCCCGCTTGCTGAGGCACCAACAACCCACAGCGCCGAAGGGATCAGGCTGTTGAACGAACGCATTCAGCAGGCCAGCGCGTTCGTTGACCTCATCGATCGAGAGATGTCCAAGACCATCGTTGGCCAAAAGGACATGGTGCAGAAGCTGATGGTGGCCCTGCTGGCCGACGGGCATATCCTGCTGGAAGGCGTACCAGGTTTGGCGAAGACCCTTGCCATCAAGGCACTGGCACAATCCATCGATGTGGCGTTCAGCCGCATCCAGTTCACCCCCGACTTGTTGCCGGCCGACGTCATCGGAACAATGATCTATAGCCAGAGGAACGAGGAGTTCACCGTGAAAAAAGGGCCGGTGTTCAGCAACTTCATTCTGGCCGATGAGATCAACCGTGCGCCGGCAAAGGTCCAAAGCGCATTGCTTGAGGCCATGCAGGAACGTCAGGTGACCATTGGGCAACAGACGTTCAAGTTGGCTGAGCCATTCTTGGTGCTCGCCACCATGAACCCCATTGAGCAAGAAGGCACCTATCCCCTGCCCGAGGCCCAGACCGACCGCTTCATGCTGAAGGTGGTATTGGACTACCCCCGCAAGGAAGAGGAAAAGCTCATCATCCGCCAGAACGTGCGACCGGAGGGCATGGGGCGTCCGGAGCGTGTGGTGGGGCCGCAGGACATTGTGAACGCCCGCAGGCTTGTGCGTGAGGTGTACATGGACGAGAAGATCGAGCAGTACATCGTCGACATCGTTTTTGCAACACGGAACCCTGAGCAGTACAAGCTCAACGACCTGGCCTCACTCATCAGCTTCGGTGGAAGTCCGCGCGCCAGCATCAATCTTGCTTTGGGCGCCAAGGCTTACGCCTTCACCAAGCGACGTGGCTATGTGATCCCGGAGGACGTACGCGCCGTGTGTGCCGATGTGCTCCGGCACCGTATCGGGCTCACTTATGAGGCCGAGGCCGAGAACGTTTCCGTGAAAGAGATCATTGACCGTGTGCTGAACACGGTGGAAGTTCCCTGA
- a CDS encoding RNA polymerase sigma factor yields MFRKKPKDSSALTDEELVLELQRQMDADRFAVLYDRYTAKVFQKCVGMTRDRDLAKDLTHDIFLKIFVNLTKFDHKSKFGTWVYSVTYNYCLDSLRKSQRHKEEDIDERTTMAAPDDGVSEAVLLSMRAERLDKVLHAIDPLDRALLLMKYDDDLPIAEIQTTLALGESAVKMRLLRARERALAKYKELYPEEP; encoded by the coding sequence TTGTTCCGGAAGAAGCCTAAGGACAGTTCGGCCCTCACCGACGAGGAGCTGGTTCTTGAACTACAGCGCCAAATGGACGCAGACCGCTTTGCCGTGCTGTACGACCGGTACACTGCCAAGGTCTTCCAGAAGTGCGTGGGCATGACCAGGGACAGGGACCTTGCCAAGGATCTCACGCACGACATCTTCCTGAAGATCTTCGTGAACCTCACCAAGTTCGATCATAAGAGCAAGTTCGGCACATGGGTTTACAGTGTCACGTACAACTACTGCCTTGACTCTTTGCGGAAGAGCCAGCGCCACAAGGAAGAGGACATTGATGAGCGCACCACGATGGCTGCCCCTGATGACGGCGTGAGCGAGGCGGTCCTTTTGTCGATGCGCGCGGAGCGGCTGGACAAGGTGCTGCACGCCATCGACCCGCTCGACAGGGCCCTGCTTCTGATGAAGTACGACGACGATCTGCCCATAGCAGAGATCCAAACGACCCTGGCCTTGGGCGAGAGCGCGGTGAAGATGCGCCTCCTTAGGGCCCGGGAAAGGGCGTTGGCGAAATACAAGGAACTCTATCCGGAAGAGCCATGA
- a CDS encoding mechanosensitive ion channel, with product MDKVNDWTAKGWQLVLDYGPTVVMALVVLWAGHLLIKLFARLLDRTMQQREVEPTLHRFLRSLVTIALRVLLFITVIQMLGVETTSFVAIIGAAGLAVGLALQGTLANFAGGTLILLFRPYKVGDLIEAQGVTGHVKEIQIFTTVLLTPENKTAIIPNGPMANGNIINYSADGRMRVDLTFGIGHGMSIAQTRDVLTQAMRNHPQVLAEPAPGVTIGKINQDGVELAVRPWCHPDHYWDVYFGVYEAGREALISAGIKGPQREMILHNHP from the coding sequence ATGGACAAGGTGAATGACTGGACCGCCAAAGGCTGGCAATTGGTGTTGGACTATGGCCCCACAGTGGTCATGGCGTTGGTGGTCCTTTGGGCGGGCCACCTGCTGATAAAGCTATTTGCCCGGTTGCTCGACAGGACCATGCAGCAAAGGGAAGTGGAACCCACGCTGCATCGATTCCTGAGGAGTTTGGTCACCATCGCGCTGCGGGTGCTGCTCTTCATCACGGTGATCCAGATGCTGGGAGTGGAGACCACCAGCTTCGTGGCGATCATTGGCGCCGCCGGCCTCGCGGTCGGGTTGGCGCTGCAAGGCACACTGGCCAACTTTGCCGGTGGAACGCTGATCCTGCTGTTCAGGCCCTACAAAGTCGGGGACCTCATCGAGGCCCAGGGCGTTACGGGCCATGTGAAGGAGATACAGATCTTCACCACCGTGCTGCTCACGCCGGAAAACAAAACGGCCATCATACCCAATGGCCCAATGGCCAACGGCAACATCATCAACTATAGCGCCGACGGTCGCATGCGCGTGGACCTGACTTTCGGCATTGGCCACGGAATGTCCATTGCCCAAACTCGCGATGTGCTTACCCAAGCGATGCGCAACCATCCGCAAGTCCTTGCTGAGCCTGCACCGGGGGTCACCATTGGGAAGATCAATCAGGACGGGGTGGAGCTGGCAGTTCGACCATGGTGCCATCCCGATCATTACTGGGATGTTTACTTCGGCGTCTATGAAGCTGGTCGTGAAGCCCTCATTTCTGCTGGCATCAAAGGCCCGCAGCGCGAGATGATCCTCCACAACCACCCCTGA